One part of the Lotus japonicus ecotype B-129 chromosome 2, LjGifu_v1.2 genome encodes these proteins:
- the LOC130735475 gene encoding kunitz-type serine protease inhibitor DrTI-like: MTTSSSLLNLFFLLLTFTIKLKFAIAGGTVKDIDGNVLNITSKYSILPSIENHGGVTVAKTEVKNQLLVVLSSSALPVTFTDSNSTKAILTDDIVSVNFTNIPKYNGSSSWIVIYDKSAKVPYVAVGSAKDYPSHQIKTGTFKIESIGALYKFVFCSDIANTSCKDVGVYQENGGIKRLALTGNALLIKFKKDSI; this comes from the coding sequence ATGACGACAAGTTCTTCATTGCTTaacctcttcttccttctccttACCTTTACCATAAAACTGAAATTTGCCATTGCTGGTGGTACTGTTAAAGACATAGACGGCAACGTTTTGAATATTACAAGCAAGTACTCTATCTTGCCGTCAATTGAAAATCATGGCGGAGTTACGGTTGCTAAAACTGAGGTGAAAAATCAACTACTTGTTGTTCTCTCTAGCAGCGCCTTGCCAGTCACATTTACAGACTCCAATTCAACAAAGGCCATCCTTACCGATGACATTGTATCGGTAAATTTCACCAACATTCCTAAATATAATGGTTCTTCTTCTTGGATTGTTATCTATGATAAATCGGCTAAAGTGCCATATGTAGCTGTCGGTAGTGCTAAAGATTACCCCAGTCACCAAATTAAGACGGGAACCTTCAAAATTGAGTCCATTGGTGCTCTCTACAAGTTTGTTTTTTGTAGTGATATCGCTAACACATCTTGCAAAGATGTTGGAGTATATCAAGAGAATGGTGGAATTAAACGTCTAGCTCTCACTGGAAACGCGTTGTTAATTAAGTTCAAAAAGGATAGCATATGA